From a region of the Arachis ipaensis cultivar K30076 chromosome B09, Araip1.1, whole genome shotgun sequence genome:
- the LOC107619295 gene encoding uncharacterized protein LOC107619295 isoform X2, with product MEQLLEKIMSVQSRSDSVNTSLFDKREHIEKLHRTCNLLRKVQVPPVGLFSNCLVQQKVLHPFRKQKWSKGKQKEKVNNQVLFDQGTYDKLLSEAPKFKLITPSILSDRLRVPLFLLLSQALNILFMLMVCVLLFCSISSGEGCYLV from the exons ATGGAGCAACTTCTTGAGAAG ATAATGTCTGTGCAGTCAAGGAGTGACAGCGTTAACACTTCTCTTTTTGACAAAAGGGAGCACATAGAGAAGCTGCATCGTACTTGCAATCTTCTCCGTAAAGTTCAG GTCCCTCCGGTGGGGTTATTTTCCAACTGTCTTGTGCAACAAAAAGTTCTTCATCCATTCCGGAAGCAG AAGTGGAGCAAGGGAAAGCAAAAGGAAAAGGTGAACAACCAGGTGCTGTTTGATCAGGGTACTTATGACAAGCTCCTCTCTGAAGCTCCCAAATTCAAGCTCATCACTCCTTCTATTCTCTCTGATCGTTTGAGGGTACCCCTCTTTCTCTTACTCTCCCAAGCATTAAATATATTGTTCATGTTGATGGTGTGTGTTCTGCTATTCTGTAGTATAAGCAGTGGTGAAGGTTGCTATCTTGTTTGA
- the LOC110266678 gene encoding uncharacterized protein LOC110266678 isoform X1: protein MLKLVTGEDKLLRHPLHSNTEPPVCNPHCVCSAGNVEMVAASVIIVGAAVSVPVRLELSLLLPQIGDKGAFCVKLCDCFIEMLQIISKPMKDIGPRAMFYLAVAVSDFYVPWKDMV, encoded by the exons ATG CTGAAGCTTGTCACCGGTGAAGACAAGCTGCTGCGCCATCCCCTTCATTCTAACACCGAACCTCCCGTTTGTAACCCT CACTGCGTATGTTCTGCCGGAAATGTCGAAATGGTTGCTGCGAGTGTGATCATAGTTGGTGCTGCTGTCTCTGTCCCGGTTAGGTTGGAATTATCACTGCTGCTGCCACAAATTGGGGATAAAGGGGCTTTTTGCGTTAAATTATGCGATTGCTTCATCGAG aTGTTGCAAATAATTTCAAAGCCAATGAAGGATATTGGCCCACGTGCAATGTTCTATCTGGCTGTTGCAGTATCTGACTTTTATGTTCCTTGGAAGGACATGGTATAA
- the LOC110266678 gene encoding uncharacterized protein LOC110266678 isoform X2 has protein sequence MLKLVTGEDKLLRHPLHSNTEPPVCNPHCVCSAGNVEMVAASVIIVGAAVSVPVRLELSLLLPQIGDKGAFCVKLCDCFIESMSLILKQ, from the exons ATG CTGAAGCTTGTCACCGGTGAAGACAAGCTGCTGCGCCATCCCCTTCATTCTAACACCGAACCTCCCGTTTGTAACCCT CACTGCGTATGTTCTGCCGGAAATGTCGAAATGGTTGCTGCGAGTGTGATCATAGTTGGTGCTGCTGTCTCTGTCCCGGTTAGGTTGGAATTATCACTGCTGCTGCCACAAATTGGGGATAAAGGGGCTTTTTGCGTTAAATTATGCGATTGCTTCATCGAG TCCATGAGTCTTATTCTAAAGCAATGA
- the LOC107619295 gene encoding uncharacterized protein LOC107619295 isoform X3 — MSVQSRSDSVNTSLFDKREHIEKLHRTCNLLRKVQVPPVGLFSNCLVQQKVLHPFRKQKWSKGKQKEKVNNQVLFDQGTYDKLLSEAPKFKLITPSILSDRLRVPLFLLLSQALNILFMLMVCVLLFCSISSGEGCYLV, encoded by the exons ATGTCTGTGCAGTCAAGGAGTGACAGCGTTAACACTTCTCTTTTTGACAAAAGGGAGCACATAGAGAAGCTGCATCGTACTTGCAATCTTCTCCGTAAAGTTCAG GTCCCTCCGGTGGGGTTATTTTCCAACTGTCTTGTGCAACAAAAAGTTCTTCATCCATTCCGGAAGCAG AAGTGGAGCAAGGGAAAGCAAAAGGAAAAGGTGAACAACCAGGTGCTGTTTGATCAGGGTACTTATGACAAGCTCCTCTCTGAAGCTCCCAAATTCAAGCTCATCACTCCTTCTATTCTCTCTGATCGTTTGAGGGTACCCCTCTTTCTCTTACTCTCCCAAGCATTAAATATATTGTTCATGTTGATGGTGTGTGTTCTGCTATTCTGTAGTATAAGCAGTGGTGAAGGTTGCTATCTTGTTTGA
- the LOC107619295 gene encoding uncharacterized protein LOC107619295 isoform X1 has product MEQLLEKVVVDRNVCFFWLLQIMSVQSRSDSVNTSLFDKREHIEKLHRTCNLLRKVQVPPVGLFSNCLVQQKVLHPFRKQKWSKGKQKEKVNNQVLFDQGTYDKLLSEAPKFKLITPSILSDRLRVPLFLLLSQALNILFMLMVCVLLFCSISSGEGCYLV; this is encoded by the exons ATGGAGCAACTTCTTGAGAAGGTAGTTGTA GATAGGAATGTGTGTTTTTTCTGGTTGTTGCAGATAATGTCTGTGCAGTCAAGGAGTGACAGCGTTAACACTTCTCTTTTTGACAAAAGGGAGCACATAGAGAAGCTGCATCGTACTTGCAATCTTCTCCGTAAAGTTCAG GTCCCTCCGGTGGGGTTATTTTCCAACTGTCTTGTGCAACAAAAAGTTCTTCATCCATTCCGGAAGCAG AAGTGGAGCAAGGGAAAGCAAAAGGAAAAGGTGAACAACCAGGTGCTGTTTGATCAGGGTACTTATGACAAGCTCCTCTCTGAAGCTCCCAAATTCAAGCTCATCACTCCTTCTATTCTCTCTGATCGTTTGAGGGTACCCCTCTTTCTCTTACTCTCCCAAGCATTAAATATATTGTTCATGTTGATGGTGTGTGTTCTGCTATTCTGTAGTATAAGCAGTGGTGAAGGTTGCTATCTTGTTTGA